GCATAAACTGCAACAAAGAACAGCGATGCGCCGTTCATGTGCAGATACCGCAGCATGTAGCCGCCGTTCACGTTGCGCATGATGTGTTCAACAGACGAAAACGCCAGATCGACATGCGGTGTATAATGCATAACCAGAACGATACCGGTGACGATCTGAAGCGCCAGACAGAACGTCAGCACAATACCCCAGATCCACATCCAGTTCAGGTTCTTGGGTGTGGGGATCATCAATGTATCATAGAGCAGGCCAACGATGGGCAGGCGGCTGTGCAGCCACTTTTCGCCGTTTGACTTTGGCTCGTAATGGTCGTGAGGAATTCCAGACATTGGTGTGCTCCCTTAACCCAGTTTGATCGTGGTTTCATCCACGAATTCAGCGACAGGCACCGGCAGGTTGGTCGGCGCTGGCCCTTTGCGGATACGGCCCGCGGTGTCGTAGTGTGAACCGTGGCAGGGGCAGAACCAGCCGCCAAAGTCACCGGCATCGCCCAAAGGCACACAGCCAAGGTGCGTACACACACCCATCATCACCAACCATTCGCCCGCTTCATCCAGCGTGCGGTTCTCGTCGGACGCATCCACGGAACCAAGGTTGTCATTCTGTGCCACCGGATCGGGCAGGTCAGACAAAGCCACGGCGCGGGCTTCGTCGATCTCTTCTTGAGTGCGGCGACGGATGAAAACCGGTTTGCCGAGCCACTTCACAGTCAACTGGGTGCCGGGTTCAACATCGGCAACATCCACACGGATAGAGGACAGCGCCAGAACGTCAGCAGATGGATTCATCTGATTGACAAGCGGCCAGGCAACAGCACCGGCGGCTACAGCACCGGTTCCGGCGGTTGCGTAATACAGGAAATCCCTCCGGGTGCCTGCGTGATCATCTGCTTGGGACACGGGTTTACTCCACTTCTCGGCCAAAACGGGCCATCAGACATAGAGGCGGCGCGAATGCGCCACCTGACTTCAAGCGGTATCTAACGGGCCAAAGCGAGTCCGTCCAGATGGCAATGCCGCGCAAAGGGTCGCAGTTTGCCGAAGAAACCGGAAAAATGGCCGTTTGAACAAAAAATTAACCCGCTGGCGGGACAGTTGCCTGCATCGACGGGCGCGAATCAAAAGTCTGGAACCAAGCGGCCAATGCATCATTGCCCTTGCGCCAACCACGCGCGTCCAAACGGAAATCCAGATAACCCAGCGCAGAACCCACCGCGATCTGGCCGATATTCATCGGAGCAGACAGCTGGCTCATCCAACGTGTGTTCAATGCAGCACAGGCGCGTTCAATTTTGCCCCATTGCCCCTCGATCCAGGCATCCATACGGATCTCTTTGGGGCGCAGACGCGATTCATAGACCATCAACAGGGCCGCATCGAGAATCCCGTCCGCCGTGGCTTCGAGCGTCAACAGATCCCAGCGTGCCGCGCCGCTGCCATAAAGACCAGCCTTGGCGCGATCATCCAGATAGGCGCAAATCACCCGGCTGTCATAGATCGACGGGCCATCGGACCGTTCCAGTGCAGGCACTTTGCC
This window of the Sulfitobacter mediterraneus genome carries:
- the petA gene encoding ubiquinol-cytochrome c reductase iron-sulfur subunit; translation: MSQADDHAGTRRDFLYYATAGTGAVAAGAVAWPLVNQMNPSADVLALSSIRVDVADVEPGTQLTVKWLGKPVFIRRRTQEEIDEARAVALSDLPDPVAQNDNLGSVDASDENRTLDEAGEWLVMMGVCTHLGCVPLGDAGDFGGWFCPCHGSHYDTAGRIRKGPAPTNLPVPVAEFVDETTIKLG
- a CDS encoding glutathione S-transferase encodes the protein MKLAYSPTSPYVRKIMVLLHETGQLDDVTLEEQHGTPLAPAVGLLPQNPLGKVPALERSDGPSIYDSRVICAYLDDRAKAGLYGSGAARWDLLTLEATADGILDAALLMVYESRLRPKEIRMDAWIEGQWGKIERACAALNTRWMSQLSAPMNIGQIAVGSALGYLDFRLDARGWRKGNDALAAWFQTFDSRPSMQATVPPAG